In Levilactobacillus brevis, a single genomic region encodes these proteins:
- a CDS encoding TetR/AcrR family transcriptional regulator — protein MVVVKNNRRARYTQRVIQETVLSLLESKPINAISVTEVCAQADVNRTTFYRYYTDVYDCVESIEKAFVRSLHPLEGATPSQALEHLLTAFYEDKKLSNLVFVEGKTQLLDRMQTLLARTKPHRPLIADYQGVYIGAGLQNILKKWVKDGMPETPHQLTQIIIDTILARNLDDLRDEVL, from the coding sequence ATGGTTGTTGTGAAAAACAATCGGCGCGCGCGGTACACGCAACGGGTCATTCAGGAGACCGTCCTCTCCCTATTAGAGAGTAAACCGATTAACGCCATTTCGGTAACCGAGGTTTGTGCGCAAGCCGACGTGAACCGAACCACGTTCTACCGGTACTATACGGACGTCTACGATTGCGTCGAAAGCATCGAGAAGGCCTTTGTCCGCTCGCTTCATCCCCTAGAGGGAGCGACGCCGAGTCAGGCGTTGGAGCATCTGCTGACGGCCTTCTATGAGGATAAGAAACTGAGTAATCTGGTCTTCGTGGAAGGCAAGACCCAGCTACTCGATCGCATGCAGACGTTGTTGGCCCGAACCAAACCGCACCGTCCGTTAATTGCGGATTATCAGGGCGTGTACATTGGTGCCGGCCTGCAGAATATTTTGAAAAAGTGGGTGAAGGACGGGATGCCCGAGACCCCGCATCAGTTGACGCAAATCATTATCGACACCATCTTAGCGCGGAACCTTGATGACCTCCGAGACGAGGTCTTGTAG